The following DNA comes from Anopheles coustani chromosome 2, idAnoCousDA_361_x.2, whole genome shotgun sequence.
tattattttctcAAGGCAGCTATCGAAAATTCCATATCGAATGAAAGAAACTATGCTTGGTCCAGAAACCTAATTAAAATGAATgctcaacaaaataatagcaagTTATGGAAATTTGTTGgcatcatgaaaaaaaaaaaaagaaaaaaacaatacctgTACTCAAAGTTGGCAATGCACAGCTTATAACAAATGTAGAAAAATGCCATGcaatcaaagaacattttgaaaAGGCCCACACCGGCACGTACCACTACCGAAGCGCACTGGATAATAGAATTTCAGCTTCAAACACCAACGCTAGTAGCCATTTTCAGCCAGAGACGACAACTGACAATAATTTTCCCTTATGTCGGCCTAAAGATTTgacaaaaattatcaaaaggCTAAAATCGAAAAAGTCCACGGGCTTAGACAGAATTAATTACACCACCATAAAAAGGCTTCCTACTAAGGCTATCATTTACTTAAACACTATCATTAATGGCTGCTTCAAGTTAGGATACTTTCCAGACGTATGGAAGAAAGCTAAAGTTGTTGCGATCCCAAAACCGGGTAAAGATCATTCCCTTCCAGAAAACTATAGACCAATAAGCCTATTAAGCTGCttagaaaaaatatttgagaAGGTTATCGCCTTTCGACTTAATCAACATACAGATACTAACAATATTATCCCAGACTCCCAATTTGGTTTTCGTCCCCACCTTTCCACCACCCACCAACTACATCGGctgaaaaacaacattgttaCAAATAGAAGGGCAAAAAAATCAACTGGTTTAGTTCTACTTGACACAGAAAAAGCTTTCGATACAGTATGGCACAAAGGCTTAATATACAAACTCACGAGCTACAGATACCCTACATACATTATTGAGATAGTAAATTCTTTCATCACTAACAGAATAAATAAAGTACACATAGGAAACCAAGAATCTGAACCTTACAGCCCAATAGCAGGAGTGCCTCAAGGAAGTGTACTATCTCCACTCTTATTCAATATTTACATATCTGATATGCCAGAGACAAGAAACTGTACAAATTACGTGTACGCAGACGACGTAGCCATATCTTGTTccgcgaaaaacccgaaaagcATAATCAAAAACCTAAACACATCACTAAAGACATATGcaaattattgtaaaaaatggaaactcaAAACCAATAGTTCAAAATCTGAAGCCATTTATTTCACCAGAAATAGATGCAGAAGAAAATTACctcaaagtaatttaaaaatagattcCGACTCAatagaatggaaaaatgaCATAAAATATCTTGGGATGAACTTCGAGAAACAGATAACGTTTAAAACTCAAATTATCAACACTATAAATAGGATAGATAAACTGATAAAAGTACTTTATCCCTTTATAAACAGGAGTTCGAAACTaaatcagaaaaacaaaattctgcTTTACAAAACATGCTTTCGTCCCATTATTAGTTACGCTTTTCCAGTTTGGAATAATTGCGCACGAACTTTCATTAAGaaactacaaacaaaacagaacaagaTTCTCAAAATAATTCTCAATCTGCCACCATGGTACAGCACACGGTCATTACATGAAAGAACTAATTTACCTATGATAAGTGATTTCCTAGAAAATCTGAACTGCAACTATTATAACAAGTGTGAAATGAGTAGCATGTACTTTATAAATCAACTTGTTCTACTTAGGagataagtaaataaattagaCTAGGTTAAGATTTAGGTTAAgttaaatattataattttttttttcttttgtctgagggttttttttcctaatttttTCCCGCGTTACTTAGTTCAATTATTATCAATTTCAAAATGGCAATGccaaaaagtattcaaattcAACGAGGAAAACAACAAGTGAACCCGGTACAACTGTATTAAAAATGATGTAAATCACCAACATattaattcaaaaataaaccatataCTactatactactactactagtaCTAATTATCTCAGACAGTTTGTGGTTTACTTCGAAGACCGAAAATCCACGGAAACCGCCAAGCAATTTATTCTGTTCCTGAAGGAACTCGCTTAATTTGATCGCACTCGAGCAGGTTAAACTCACTCAGACATCGTAAATATTGCTCGTCCACTGCCCGCTCCAATAACTCCATTTCGATGTTATTAAATTGGGagaataaaatacattttatttgccGCACCAATTGGCGGGGGAAACAAACCAGCCCGTGTTCATCCCGGCTTCCCCTTTCGAACACTTCGATTCTGACATGCAATCGGCCAGACGTGCATGCAACTTAATTTACTTGAACGGTTAGTGTAATTTCATAGCAGATTAGATTCGCCGTTCTTTGCGCTTCCGTTCGCCCGATCCGACAAGCACCGACTATCGGCAGACACATCAGATTGAAAATCATGTTTCTTTTCCGTCGAAATCGGCGAGCAACGTCTTTCTCTGGTCGTGCACGCTCGGCTGGCGGGTGTATACTTGCtgctctttttattttcacccgtACACTTTTTCGCTTAAACGGGGTCgcaaacacaccgcaacacgCATCTGAAGCCGGGATCCTTTTTTCCGATACCCGGTTTTTTCCGATCAGCAAACATTTTGGACATCACCCATTTAAACAATTTGACACGGTACGACGTCCGTTATGATAGGAGGATATCGATAGTAACCTAAACGTCCACTTCATCGACAGCTGATAGCGAGTCCACTGAGGGAGCGTGTGAAAGTCATCCATCTTCACAAGGGCAAAGTTAAAAGGCAATGGAAACCCGCACCGGAACGAAAAACTGCAAACGAGAGAATCCTTTCTTCCGTTCTCTTTTATAGTCCAAGTTCAGGCAGAAAGCGAACCGATCAAGGTAAACATAAACGGACACAAGGAAACATCGTCAAATAGTGGTTGACTGCCAGACGGACGGACAGCCGgccagacagacagacagacagacacgGGGTGGCCTTCGTCCTTCCGACACAAAGAAAGGACACGCTGTTGAAAAATGGATGCCGGTTAGACATAGGTGCAATGTTTGTTGTGGATGCCTGCCTTACGAAACGACGAACGACAACAAAGACGACGAACCGGAGCGGGTTCCGGTTATAGGATGCACTTTGCAGCTGATCCACCCTGCATACCCGCCCGAACAATTTCACTCAATTTGGAAgcacaccaacacaaacaACCGTTTCCGGTGCAGAGCCACGACGCAGGTTTGTGTCCTCGTTCCgggtttttgattttatcgtcACCGTTTGCTTCACGTTTCCAGTTTCGAGCAATCTTGATAATTCCCCTGCGAAATAGTTCCATGCGTTCGCCACCGGTGCACACAAAGAAAGATCAGTCAGTCCGGTGTGGGATGTACGGACAAAGGTGCCAAAAAGTGAGTCAAGTCGTTTCCGGACGATGGTTATCGTTTCCATGTCCATTTGCACCTGCAACATGCTTGTTGCTTGACCGACGATGCACACAAAGACAAGCTGAATCGTCCATGATTTGCGATAACAACTGTTGAGTAGAATTACTGAGAAGGACTGCCCCGGAGTAATGAAGCGAAGTGGtgacattttgatttttgaataatttactCTACGAGTTGTTTCAATGCTTTTCAATTCGTAAATATGAAGGACCTGTGAATTTAACACAgagataaaatgaaaatacattCATGAGAAATTCTTTCCGACAATTTACCGTTAAAGGTTTCGGCTTTTTGACTAAAGAGACGTATTGTTTagagcaaatcaaataaagtaATATTAATTGCCAAATTGGAATGAATAGGCAACAGTTTCGAAACACGATAAGATTGGTTTCTACTTACAGATATACCAATTTAAAGAACAATACTTTTGACATACGTATATGAATCGAATAAAATGGttggaaagaaatgaaacaaatcactttcttgaaaaattgaaatcagcgaaacaattttaatctatCGTTAAAGAAAATCTTGCTCTGATTCCATTCGTAACTATTCTTTAACAAATCTTCAACACCGCATTACTACATACCGCTCCAACAGAGATTACCCTAGATGAGAAAACATTATGAAAACACATTCCTTAGTGCTGGTTAAAACGTTTTCGTGTACCTACGAGTCCCACTTTCGTTCCTCATTGTTTCCACCCGCGTTTTCTCCCGTAAGGTAACTTGTTTTGACTGCGACGTGTTCCGCGACGCATTTCCAGACAGCGAAACTTTCATCGCTCGCAAGACACCGAGGAAAAGAATGTGCAATAAAATCTGGTACATATGCTGGTACGATATACTGCTTCtttggagggaaaaagaaggaCAACTAcgctggaaaacaaaaagcgtcCAACTTAACTAGCACGTCCCATAGACGACACCAATTGGGAGAACTGATTTTTATGAgtcgtttgttttccctgcGCATTTTATTAGCAAACAGAGGAGCTATGGGTACACCCTAGGTAAAGTATCGTAGCTCATTATcttcaattttaatatttatctGTTGTTAGGGAAGCGTCTTCTGCTTcgtggcgtaacgaccgtcttTTGTCACGCCCGCCCCATGAGGGGCTTACTAGACTATTTCCCTTtatgtacgtggatagtcaatccTCTCAAACAGAGGAAGGTTCAGTctcagttgggattcgaacccacgcagTCAAAGATTCTCATTGCCGGCCGAAAGCAAGTCATTTGCTTTCACAATAAGAATCATTCAAAGGCATTCGGTATTATGCTCCCATCCGACCATCCGAGTTATCAAAATAagattgtattatttttcatatgcGTAGAACATAAGACTGATTCCAGCCCTCACCAAAAATCAATACACCATAAAGTGTAGTAAGTTTTCCGAGCcgtgtgaaaaaataaaaacactcccGTCAACTGCGGTCCATAACCGTTAATAACTGCATCATAAGTGATCAAGAATATGATTTCCTATGAAAACTTCCTTCGGAGCAATTTTGTTGAATCGCAATAAACGACACCCTATTGATATGTCATCGGGTCATCGAACCCGCTGGCACCGGACGGGGCAGGAGCAGGAGAGCCATCTAGAAGGCCACCCTTGCAACATGGGATGCACGCGTATGCCGTAGAGCCATAAAGCAATTTAATGCGATTTCAATACGGTACACACATCCATTCGACCATAATCCACGCATCCCAAACTCAGTGACTCTATCAGAACTTGTTTTGCTTGGGATATCGATTTGAAAAAGGTCGACACAAAACGGGCAAAGAGGCCTAAAAGAGGCAGAAGCAAAAGTATGAAGAGTTAGGTTGCTGCCATAAAAGAGACAATAGCAGCAGATAGTAGAGCGCAAGGACTGTTTatacttttgttttacaaatgaaaatgatttatacatttttatatttcaaaacCATTTGAATTAAAGTCGTCTCTTGTCAGTTATCTCACTATAATTCTACATTCATATCAAACTCAACGAAACTTTAACGTACACACtgaaaagcaaaaggaaatgaaaacattgcatacctttaggGGCTCATAAACATCGCGTTAAAGGGGTTTTTAGAGTAAGAAGTTCAAAGATCAATGCGTTGTAATggtgtttgaaacaaaaaaacattaagcATAACTCTAAAGTGTTATCTAAATTGCTGTTCTTCCTTCTTAACTCGTTTGTCCGGTCACAATCGTGAGTGGGTGTAAATAAAGTAAGAGTATAAGGTCGTGTGGTTTGTGTTGAAATAAACGTGTCGAAATCGGCGAATTCCTTACCAGAATATCACAGACACGGAAGTTTTCAATATGTTTGATAATAACTCTCATGTACGGCCGACATACGACATACGATAATAAATACAAAAGTGTCTGAGGAGGACGAGTGTTGTTTGGACTAGAACCAAAACCCAACTGAACCAACACCGGATTCACGATAACGGTTAGGGTATTGTAACGTTCCGTACTTCGCACGTGCGTGTTTCTGGATTGCATCAATAAGCCACGGTGCTTCAACTGGAGGTGTTATTCCATTCGCCTTATATAAACTGGCATAACATCGTAAGTCTCCTTAttgtgaatttgtttttccaacagcaCAGTAGAGACCAAACAAGAAGATGTCTGGACTAATTTTCTGTGAGTATTTGTGGTTGAAGTGATCAGATTTCTCACCAACTGTAGAGCCACGTGTTTGTGTAACCAACCGATAGACGAGACTAAGGTCGACGGCGACCATCGCTTGAGGGTTGCTATTCGAGATGAATCATGTCTAATGGAAACGTTCACTAATGTATGTACTTGTCCAATTTTATCTTCAGCATGTTTCGTTCTTGGAGGCATAGTACCTCCCTCAACGGATTACTGTGCAGTTTCCTACTGTTCCGCGGGTGAAACGAATGTCGGTTGTAATCCTCCACCGTTGACTGGAGGTCCGTCTTGTGGCGATTCTCCTATGACAGTGACTATTACCGAGACTCTGAAGGCCCGATTCCTGGACCAACACAACAGCCGCCGTTCGACGCTGGCCACCGGAAGCCTGGCCTCATTCTCCCCGGCGCAGCGCATGCCCACACTCCAGTGGGACGATGAGTTGGCGTCCCAGGCTGGACACAACGCTCGTTCCTGCACGTTTGCGCACGATGAATGTCGCAATACGCAACTGTTTAGCTACGCTGGGCAAAATCTTGCCCTGAAGCAGTTCTCTGGTGATTCGTGGGACGAAGAGAGCACGATCGATGAATTCGTAAACATGTGGTGGGCAGAGAACGCGGATACTACAACGGCACAAATCGACAGCTATCCGAGCAGTTCTCCAGCGTTCGTATTCCAGTCTATATGCGGAAACAAGGCATCGTTTTCAAGACACTAGAGTACACTAACAACATTTGTTTGATGTCGTTTAGATCCCCGATTGGACACTTCACACAGATGGCTAGCGATCGCACCTGGAAGGTGGGATGTGCCATGCAGTTCTGGATCGATGGAATATGGCGCACGGTTTACTGTGTGTGCAACTACTCCTTCACCAACATGATTGGTCAGCCCGTCTACGTAACAGGTACAAGCGCTTCAGGCTGCACGACCAACCAGAACCCACAATACCCCGGGCTGTGCTCGGTCGACGAAACGATCCTGTCCGAGCCTTAAGAGGCCAACACAGCTCAAACAGATGGCAACGATATGGAAGCAAATCAACATCCAAGTACTTACGTCACAAACACTTGTTTGACTGTGACCAAATTCCTCATCTCTTTTCTACCATGCAAATAGTTGGTCTATGTCCAAGCCGCGCACTTTTCAACAGTTGTAGAACCGTAACAATAATttacaataaacaaaatcaaataacaGGTTCATTCTCACTGAGTTGAAATCCACTGTTTGTTTCATGTTAAACACGCGGCTACAACTAATATGGAAAACATTTGTAAATGTGTTTGCTGGCAACTGCGTACAGATTTGCTTTACTTGTCATACGCAAGCAAACAGACCGAGATCATTATAATTCTTGAAAGGATCTAGGCACCAGATTCTCACTGTTCTCACCCTCGCGCATTTCTCTACCATAGGACTCTTCTTATTCTATACCCCTTGCACGAACAGATGCAGAGGAGCCAACACCCGACAAGCAACCGGAACATGCATATACTAAGAGAGAGAGCTGAAGCCTCTTTCAATCAGAACGATCATGTGTTGGTAGATTCCCCCAATGTTGGTATCAGTGAAGCCGACTGTGTGAAAGGTAAAGTAAACAGGATGCTGCAAACACAacacgaaaatgaaaacattctgCGAACATCGTATCAAGTTGGTCCGTCGAGGAGTGGCTAGTGTCGGATCGTATAAGCACTGTACGCAACAAGGTGAGGCTGTAAAAAGATCAAAGACAACCGAATCCACTCAACACTAAATACTAGAAGATAGTAAAAATAAAGGACGCCAAAAAggttaaaacaaataacaacagcCCACCCCAGCACTCCCGATCTGAAGGTGACCTGTTGAAGCTAAGGCAAGAATACCACCGATACCACCCACCGATTGCCCTGAGCAGGCTTCTTTTCGTAGAATTGCATCGTTGAAATCCGAGGTCGTCGGAAAACCCATCTGAATCAATACCGTATATGTGATGACGCGCATGGTGTTGAAACAACAAGCCAAGTTCCACAGCTTTCCAACAGCACAGCACATAACAGTATCGTGAAGGTGTCTAGTGTCCGCAGCATGTTGCAAAATCTCAGTTCAAACACACATTGGTGAATTTGGACTCAGCTGCAAGCAGCGGTGTGACGTGTGGCCAATATAAAATGCCACAATGTCGGGGAATCTCGTATTTGGAACTCGTTTTACCAACTGAAGAGTAGGCTACTCCCTACCTGCTGCCGGCAAGATGGCTGGAAAGCTGCTGTTCGGTAAGTGCTTGAAGTGGAAACGCTCGGTAAAAGGTGAAGTGCCACGTGTACTACAATTTTGCGGCCTTATCAGTGGATGTGCAAAGTTTTGTGAATAAACATGCTGCAACCAAATGGCAAACATAAACTGTTGACATGATGATATgttaaatttcaatcaaactCTAAGCTCAATAACAACCATCACTTGATCGGCTTTTGTTTGTGATAAACCGTGCACCTAATGAACGCGTTCACTAATTTAAACACTGGTTTCATTCGTCTCCAGCATGTTTCTTTATTGGTGGCGTAGTGCCTCCCTACTGTGAAGTGTCCTACTGCCCCTCGGACAAAACGAACGTCGGATGTCTGCCTCCTCCACAGGCTGGAGGTCCGGCTTGTGGGGCATCACCCTCAGTGATACCAATGACTGCGACCTTGCAGACTCTAATTCTGGACCTACACAACAGCTACCGTTCGACGCTGGCTACTGGGGGCTTAGCCCCATTCTCTCCGGCGAGGCGCATGCCCACACTCCAGTGGGACGATGAGTTGGCTTCCCAGGCGGGACACCTCACCCGCTCCTGTGTCATCGCGGCGGATAAGTGCCTCAATACGGAACAGTTTCAGAATACGGGGCAGAATATTAGGTatacaacaacagcaacaacatctGACGCAAATACCTTGATCCAGCAATTCGTGGACGAATGGTGGAATGAGAACCGGTTCACCAACGCGGCTCAAATTGATAGCTTTCCCAGCGATCCTCAAGTGTGCGTATAGCAAAAGGGCTCGCCTGAAAGGTACACCTTATTTGATAACAATGTTGCTTTTTATGGTTTAGGCCACCGATTCGGGAGTTCGCGCTGATGGCCAACGATCGCACCTGGAAGGTGGGATGTGCCATGCAGTTTTGGAACGAGGAACACACTATACCCACGTACTATTTCGTGTGCAACTACTCGTCCAACATCATCGATGGGGAGGCTGTCTACGTAACAGGTACAGTAGCTTCAGGCTGTACGACCAACCAGAATCCCCAACACCCAGGACTTTGCTCGCTCGACGAACCATTCTAAGTGGCTCCATGCGAAAGTAGCTGCTGAATAAAAATGCATATGTTTGAGGCAATAAAGAATCAATTGATGAGTGCGCAGTTTCCCTCTCAAATGCTTTATTCCAATCAACATCACTCGGTCGTGTGTTTAATTATTCAACCAATATTTGTTCAATTAGAAAAGTGAGTTAAAACGATGAACGCAGAACATTATATTATGTGCTTGTACATCAcagtatttttctttgattgatttttatttacaaaaccaGTTTCACACGATGGTGTCATACtctacaaattttattaacgaTTAGATGGATTGGCACGCAAAATATCGCACACGcaattgtttactttttcataaattcgtttGAGATAAATAACTAAAGTTATGTGTCTTGTTATACCAATGTCAGTTcataaaatatagaaaaaaattgaagcgCATGGGAGACTTACCGTTGAACATACATATGGGTAGCTTGTTATTGTTGATAAGCGTTTTGAAAAATCCACATAGACTTGACTTTTTTTGTCGTCTCTTTTCGTCTAGaagattcattttcttccaaacagcTGTTGCAAACAGAGATTGACGCAAACTGCCACACAAACCGATACATTCTAACTGCTGTGTTTAATGCATTTGTGAACCGGGTATACGCAAACCTGGGTGCGAAATCTTGAGTTAAATACTACtgttaaacaaaaatgaaatccaGACATAAAACTATATGGTTTTTACAATTCCCCGTCGTTAAAAAGAGGCCGAAGGGGTCAATAGTTTGTTGGTCTTTCACGgtaaatgaaattttcaattagTTTTAACGATCCGTTGCTAATAGCGGCGGCATACCTCCTGGCCTTGTGGAGCTTGCTCCTCTATATAAGAGCGCGCCAGCGAGATTCCTTATGCTTTTCGGAGTAGACTCTCGTCACAGTAGCTGTTTTagggaaatggaaacaatGTTCAATTGCCTTGGTGAGTTACATACTTTCATAGAGTTAgaataattgaataatttcctCAAAGTCGTAGTTGGAGTGCTGTTACTCGGCAGTGCCATCGGTCTAGGTGTAGATGACTACTGTCTGGCCAAGTACTGCTTACCGGAACAGCAAAATGTAGGCTGTAATCCACCACCAACCCGTGGAGGACCCGCTTGTGCGGGGAAATCAGCTCAAAGCATCAACGTGGAGCCAATCGGAAGATTTATTATTCCGGACCTACATAACCGGCTTCGTTCAAAGCTCGCAACAGGGAAGCTAGAGGGGTTTGATTCCGCTGTACGAATGCCGGCGCTCGTCTGGGATGATGAGCTTGCCCGCCAAGCTGGCCACAACGCACGTTCCTGTGTTTACGCTCATGACGCATGCCGCAATacgaaacgtttccgctttgTTGGGCAAAATCTGGCATTCGCTAACACATCCGACGGCTCTAACTCATCCGTTGACAAACTGATTCAGAAATGGTCGAGTGAGTACAATGTTACCACGCAGGCTCAGTTGGATCGGTTTCCAGAGAAGACGACAGCGTAAGCTACCTAAACTAATGATCACTCGACATAGCATCTAACCTTCTCTGTGTATACTTCCTTATTTCTTCTCCGTAGCCTTCCGATCAGTCACTTTGCGCAAATGATCAGTGATCGTGCTTGGAAAATAGGATGTGCAGTACAGACGTGGAACGAATCGGATGTGACTAACGTCTACTTTGTGTGCAACTATTCTTTTGCCAACTTTGAAGGTCAACCCGTCTACCGGCGAGGTCTCCAAGCTTCCCAATGCCGCACCGGAGAGAATGACTTTTATCCAGGATTGTGCTCGTTCAAGGAGCACATTATTTCTACACCAAACGCAATAACAAACTAAATCACTGGTAGACTATCAAAGCAATAAAATAGGGTAAAAGTTGCACTCAATGCTAAACACACCTTGAACATCAGATTCAAAACTTTCACTTTTCAGTAAACACGTTTTATAAAAGACCGttagtttaaattaattaatcgaTCGCATCGTCGATCGTGTGTGGACGCCTAAATGTAGGCAATTTATATCATCcttgtatttaaattaattttccagtCAGTTTGTTGGGGAAGATTAAACACATGTTTCTCATTGCACAGAgttgtaaacattttccaccacaaaCCAACCGTCGGGCTTATCTTATCCGTGACGTTcggtttttatatttgtttctcGACCTTTGCGAGTTTTACAACTGCCTCCGACTTCGCAATGCTTGCGCGGAGGAACGTTGTTAGAACAGCCGTTCGCACGTGAGAGCCAAGCAAATAGTTTCGATTTGTAATGGCTGATAGTCACCAAGGCCTATAAAAAGGTAGCACGCGTCAGAATATTCCATCAGAGTTGAAGTGAATATGGGTTCCTGGCAGGTAAAAGGTAATATTTTCACATCGAGTCAGTATCATTCAGTAGTTATAGGCGAGGTATCCGGTAGGGATTGTTCTCATTTTCGGTCTCGTGCTGGTGAGCGCGGGCGGACAGTATTGCAGCCGTGACCTGTGCCCTCACGGAGGGCCTCACGTCGGTTGTGACGCACCACCGTACGCCGGGGGATCTCGATGCCGTGGAATGGGAGCTGCCAGGAAGGTGGTGCTTTCGCCACAGATGCAGTCATACATTCTAGACCAGCACAACCTCAACCGGTCCAACTTGGCGCTGGGTAAAATCCGACCCTACCCGCAGGCAGTCAAAATGCCCACCCTCGTGTGGGACACGGAGCTGGCCGAGCTGGCCGACGCGAATGCACGCTCCTGCAACTACGGTCACGATCGCTGCCGCGCCACCAAGCAGTTCCCGTACGCCGGCCAGAACATTGCAATCACGAAGTACTTCGGCTACAAGTTCACCGAGAAGCAGCTGGTGCTGAAGTTTATCTCCAGCTGGTTCGGCGAGTATCTCGATGCACGCCCGCAGCACGTCGCCAAGTACCCCACGTCGTACAATGGGTAGGTACCATCCACGCCTGGAAATTCCATGAGCTGAGGAGGCATCAATTTTCTTCCTCAGAAAACCGATCGGACACTTCACGCAGATCGCTAGCGATCGCAGCACGAAGGTAGGATGCTCCCTGTGGTTCTGGAAGGACGGCCAGTACGACGTTTACTACTTCGTCTGCAACTACTCGGTCACGAACATTATGGACAAATCGGTGTACCAAGCCGGGCCAGCCGCGTCCAAATGTCAACGTGGTCGGAACTCCAAGTTCCCAGGACTCTGCAATCCGGGCGAGAAACCACGTACCCTGATGGACTCGTAGGGAATCTAAAGCGACCCCGGAACAG
Coding sequences within:
- the LOC131265022 gene encoding antigen 5 like allergen Cul n 1-like, encoding MAGKLLFACFFIGGVVPPYCEVSYCPSDKTNVGCLPPPQAGGPACGASPSVIPMTATLQTLILDLHNSYRSTLATGGLAPFSPARRMPTLQWDDELASQAGHLTRSCVIAADKCLNTEQFQNTGQNIRYTTTATTSDANTLIQQFVDEWWNENRFTNAAQIDSFPSDPQVPPIREFALMANDRTWKVGCAMQFWNEEHTIPTYYFVCNYSSNIIDGEAVYVTGTVASGCTTNQNPQHPGLCSLDEPF
- the LOC131265023 gene encoding antigen 5 like allergen Cul n 1-like; this translates as IPDLHNRLRSKLATGKLEGFDSAVRMPALVWDDELARQAGHNARSCVYAHDACRNTKRFRFVGQNLAFANTSDGSNSSVDKLIQKWSSEYNVTTQAQLDRFPEKTTALPISHFAQMISDRAWKIGCAVQTWNESDVTNVYFVCNYSFANFEGQPVYRRGLQASQCRTGENDFYPGLCSFKEHIISTPNAITN
- the LOC131263124 gene encoding antigen 5 like allergen Cul n 1-like, with the protein product MGSWQVKGIVLIFGLVLVSAGGQYCSRDLCPHGGPHVGCDAPPYAGGSRCRGMGAARKVVLSPQMQSYILDQHNLNRSNLALGKIRPYPQAVKMPTLVWDTELAELADANARSCNYGHDRCRATKQFPYAGQNIAITKYFGYKFTEKQLVLKFISSWFGEYLDARPQHVAKYPTSYNGKPIGHFTQIASDRSTKVGCSLWFWKDGQYDVYYFVCNYSVTNIMDKSVYQAGPAASKCQRGRNSKFPGLCNPGEKPRTLMDS
- the LOC131265021 gene encoding venom allergen 3-like, coding for MEEDIFPRPNNYPPEGAGRKMNLGMNASERACFVLGGIVPPSTDYCAVSYCSAGETNVGCNPPPLTGGPSCGDSPMTVTITETLKARFLDQHNSRRSTLATGSLASFSPAQRMPTLQWDDELASQAGHNARSCTFAHDECRNTQLFSYAGQNLALKQFSGDSWDEESTIDEFVNMWWAENADTTTAQIDSYPSSSPASPIGHFTQMASDRTWKVGCAMQFWIDGIWRTVYCVCNYSFTNMIGQPVYVTGTSASGCTTNQNPQYPGLCSVDETILSEP